The window GACGTAAAACTCTACCAACGAAGATTCCCGGTCACTCGAACATCGCTGGCCCATCTCAGGAAATCGTGAGCACCCGTTAGAGAGAACCGTCGGAGAGTAACTCTTGAGAGATCAGTCTCCATTCTCTGCTTTGGTTGGTGGAACTTTGACTTTGAAGGAGTATTATACtatatatgattaacatatctTTATGTCCTAGTATCATACTTTACTCATAATTATTAACATATAGCTctctaatttatttaaataatggtAATATATTAAGACTTTcatttttgataaaaacatCATATTTCTGGATTTGTACGTGTTATCCTTTCAATTTTTATCGAATGTCGGAacaatatatttagattttagatgAGTTTAGTCCTTTGATCACATAATATTAAACGGAATAAAGGTTTACCCATTACAATATAAGAAGCATTGTTTTGTCTTACATAGAGAGATACTAGCAATCATATTGACAAAAACATTGCTTAGGAACCGGAAAAGCAGTGGACGAATCACATATTCCATCTCCTTTGTGATCAATAATGCACTTTAGTCTGCACTCATCGTCTCCTTCACATGTCCACGTAGCAAAACACTTCTTTGCTTCTCCTACCATTTTATTATTTCCTATTCATATAATCAGAAACAAAATTACGTTGTTTtaagtttcagttttttttttcagtttaacccaaaaaataatcaaataataataagaacTTACCAGAAGAAGTGATGAAAATGACAATTAGTATGAGGAGAATAGAAGAGAAAgagatcttcattttttttcttggtgTTGGAAATATTGAAAGTAGGCTTTCGAGCTTAGGATTACATTAGAGCATGTCCATTGGAGGTTTTAACCTCAAGTTTACACAAgttccaagaaaaaaaaatataataaattgtcTTTTGTGAATCCGTATCCTGTAACTTCTCCCGTAAAAGGCGGTATCATTACTGTTTCGCGGGTTCCATGACATTTGGCGGTCCGCGATTAATctgcttatttttattttttatttttaaagtcaaatgaaaaaaataaaaaataaaaaataaaaaatcaataaaactgTTTTGGAAATCGAGCTTTCTCAAGTTCATTGATAGAGAtgcttttattatatttataggCAAATTGCAAATATGTAGTTCTTAGTCAAAGTAGatagatatacatatatatatttttttactaatgTGACTAATGTCTTATCTAatgagtgattttttttttgggtcaaaatctAATGAATGATTATGTTCTTGTTTCTTGATAGAGTTCTTAATACCACATAGGAAACATATCTTCAGTTTGACTAGAAACCTTAGATTTTCTGAAAAGCTACTGGTATATCTTCTTATTAGTAAGACACTACAAATGTTCTAAAAATTGATCTCAAACAAAAcgatattataaaaaaaaatgtaataagcTATTCAAATCAGGTTAAACAGTTGTAAAGcagttaaatataatttaaattggtttaaatcattataaattAATCTAAATCTCTTAATCAAGCAGTAATGGTAATCCAAATccacattttttttctaatttattctTGTTTGTATATCTACTTTTTATAGttcattaaataattttatacttaaatctaaaatataaaatatgatatacaagcaagatatataaaaagataaattataatttgttaACGACTCAACCAATGATCCATAtagttgttaattttttttataaactatgaAAAACGTTACATAGACGATATACCAACCGACAAATCTACCTATTTTATGAAGATTATCGTTTGACTGCATCACTCTGAATCGTCCTATGTAATCCATTCCTAACGATATGTCTTGCACCATGCCGAAAATATCTCATAAACATTTTCTCCAATATTAACATTGGAAAATAGTCAAAATACTGATATAGtgacaaaaatataagaattacCTTTATCCAATATCCAAAACACTGTGTTTTACATTCCGACATGGCGAGGGTtttttctccatcttcttcctcaGTTCCTCTTCTACACCTGAGAGGAACTCTAAAACTCTAATTGCTCAGAAATCAACCTCCATAGACAGCAATGTCATATGATTTAACATATCTTTATGTCCTAGTATCATATTTTACTCATAATTCTTATCATATACCgcactaatttatttaaatgatggtAATATATTTAAGACtttcttttttataataaaataacatgTTTCTCGATTTTATCGAATGTTGGAACACTTTATTTAAACTTTTAGTCTTTTGATCACATAATTAAATGGAATAAAGATTTACCCATTACAATTTAAGAAGCACTATTTTGCATTCATAGAGAGAAACTAGCAATCATATTGACAAAGACATTGCTTAGGAACCGGAAACGCAGTGAACAAATCACATATTCCATCTCCTTTGTGATCAGCAATGCACTTTTCTCTGCACTCATCTTCTCCTTCGCATGTCCACCCAGCAAAACACTTCTTTGCTTCTCCTACCATTTTATTATTTCCTATTCATATAATCAGAAACAAAATTACGTTGTTTTAAGTTTCAGTTTTTCTCAGTTTAAcccaaaaaataatcaaataatatataagaatttacCAGAAGAAGTGATGAAAATGACAATTAGTATGAGGAGAATAGAAGAGAAAGAGatcttcatttttcttttctggTGTTGGGAAGATTGAAAGTAGGCTTTAGAGCTTACAATACCCTATTATATTTATAGACAAATTGCAAATATGTAAGTCCTATACATATATTCTTTTATTAAGGCCTTACCTATTTGATgagtgattttttttgtttcagtcaTTTGATGAGTTTTTATCTTCTTGTTTCTTATCTAGAAAAATATCCTCAGTTTGACTAGAATGTAGAAACGTGCGGAGGTGTTAATTGTTAGTGGATTTAAAGTTAATTCATTTGGTTTTATaatctagtgttattcaatgattgattttaaattttttatcaaaatcttgTGTTATTGGTTactgtatttaaaatattttgttaaaagaTTTTGAACTCTAATGTTACTGGTTCTtgtatttacaatattttcattaaaagaatttaaaatccattgttattatttttttttaaacacatccATTGTTATTCAATATAAGATTTCAATACAAGATTTAAAATTTGGTGTTATtcatgtttgataaaaaaattcaattccTTTGACTTGAAATACTTTCAATGGATTTGGAAACAGTTTTGTGTGTAAAATATAGGAGTCAAAATTTAACGTATTACatcatgattttatatataaacattttcagTTAAAACCAAgaatcaaatgaaaaaaaacatgACGTGATGAAAGTACTCATCTAGTGGCATCATTTCTCActttaataaatcaaattctttgtatttagaaaatatatgaaCAGTTTTTTATGAAGTCAGTGTCTCccattttgtttataaaattagcaTCTGGATTTTTCATCTATATCAGTCATTTGATCAAACCTAGAACATTGATTTCATTGTTGACTAAACCAAGACtgggattttttttcttatcttactTCAAATAtgctattatatttttttactcataataatgaatataaaatattgttttcattgTGTATTAATGGTGATCTTATGATGATAATATCGTTTTCTTGAACGtacattttatagttttttgaaCTTTGTAATTCTGTTATAGAAATCATATCATATTATgttgaatttataaatacattaacaaaGATTTAAATATGTAAAGTAAATCATGTATCTTagattataaatgaataaaaaaattaaaatctaaactatTTGAAATCTAATAGAGTTGATTTCAACTTATATAACCAATAACACCACTGATTTTCTGAAAAACTACAactctattttttatcaataaaaatataatacttattctgtttttaaaaaattgtcaaTGTGATATATTTAcagaaaaaatgataaaatatattttattcaatatttaattaaataaaaaaaaaataatttataaaaatagattaattatttaataggacaaataaaaaaaatgtagaataacactctttttaaaacaaaaacaaacataatttcAAAATGACATTGTTCCGATGGAGCATTGACAAATATAAAGAATTAACTTTATCTAATCCCCAAAACGCTGCGTTTTACATTCCGATACGGTGAGGGtttttctccatcttcttcttcctctacaCCTGAGAGAAACTCTAAAACCCTAATTCTCGAGAAATCAACTTCCATAGACAGCAAATGTCGTATTCGAGAGCTCTCAAGTTCATTTTCGGGTTAAGATCCGACCCAATTTTCTCTTCGTCGTCTTCCGCAAACTCTCTCTTCATCTCCGGTGGCTCTCCGATTCCGTCTCAGCACCGATCCATCGCATCCACAGCGACGCTTCACGGATGGATGGATTCGATCAAAGGTGTCTTTACAGGAAACAAGGATACTCCCGTGGAACAGTCGAATCTACCCGTTGAAGACTTCACTCTTCTCCGTAAGTTATTACATTGTGTTAAACTGATTGTACTCGTCAAAGTTTGTCTCTTTTGATGCAAAAGTAATCAAAGGTTGTCTCTTTTGATGCAAAAGTAATCAAAGTTTGTCTCTTTTGATGCAAAAGTAATCAAAGGTTGTCTCTTTTGATGCAAAAAGTAATCAAAGGTTGTCTCTTAATGCAAAAATGATTCTAAGATTCGCTTATGACTTGAAGAATGCTTAAAGTTGTTACATTTTTCTCTAAAGTTGGAACTGTGTGTTTTGTTTGAGTGTGGACTCATTTCAAAGGTTGTCTCTTTGGATGCAAAAACTGATTCTTAGGATTCGCCGATGAACTGAAGAACGCTAAAAGGTTAGGGAAGTTCAAGCAGTACATTGTGGGTCGAAGCAGCGAGGCCACTTTTGCAGACGCATTTGAGAAACAAGAAACCATTATGAGGTACCTTGGAGCTCGTGATGCTACAGGAGAGGTTGGTTTCTTTCTTACCATATATGTTTGTATGTTAGTCAATGTCTTGACTCTGGCACTAGGTTTCTATTGATGTGTAGAATCTGCAAGCGAGTCATAAGCAAGAAGCGGCTAAGCAATGCAACTGCACCATAGCGGATGTGGAGAATACGCTGTCCAAGTTTACTTGGGCTAGGCAAGCTCACAAGAAGATGACAGAGTTGAAAGATGGAGGCAAACCGTTACCAAAGAATATGGGAGAGGTATTCTTCTCACTTCTTATACTCATTTGCTTCTTCTTAGCTCCATAATAAGATGTGAATTGTACCTTGGTTCTGTTGCATGATTCGTTGGATTTGATGTTCATTGGTTAGAAACTGGAGTTATCTTTGCATTATGTCGGTTGTTAAGCTATTAGTTTACAATCAGACAGATCATTGTTTGGTTAATTTGGTGTTACATCTATTTAGCTGACACTGAATGTGTTATCTTTGGTATATTGAAGCTGCAAAAAATGATGGGGTCAACCCCGATGGATATGGCGAGATCTAACTTAGCCAAGAGTGGGCAGATCAGCCGCAATGCGCTTTGTCCCTGTGGTTCCAAAAAGAGATATAAAAGGTAAACAATTTTGaagagtttccttttttttttttcaaaagctgCATGTGCCTAAATGTAATTCTTCTTTTTATTCTTCCTTTGAAGATGTTGCGCAAAGGATTGAAGAAGCAGAAGTTGAACTCAAACATCCAGAGATCGAGTTTGATCCGTCATCtgttatagtttgtttgtttgattaagctacataatcttttttttttgagttttctctTAGCTCTTTCTTGGCTTCATTTGCTTGTTATGGTGTTTCAGCTTCTGCTGTTAATTGGCTTTGCTTCTAGACCATTCCTTTTTGTATGATGCAgacttatttattttgtttcagagcctaaataaaatctacaaatacagtttatgtgttttttttttggctgctTTAGTGACTATTTATCTTTAAAGCTACCTTATTTATCCTAAttgttgaaatcattaaaatgaaaaaaaaaatacattagtttattttttaactgTGTTGTATGTAAAAGAGTGGAAGTGTGAAAAGAGAAGATCAGAAAGAAAGATCAAGATGAGAAGAAGGGTTGGATTCATGGTTCAAGCCCTTTTCTTGATCTTTGCCAAAGCTGTGACTCTGTGTTCAGCTTCCTCAGCTCCATTAAGTCCTCTTTCTACTGCATTTCACACGGACTCATAATgagaaataaagaaagaaagaagagagtgTTTCTCTTTCGCATTGCACTAGATCTTATTGACAATGAGAGTGGTGAGTAAAGAGTGTACCATCAACAGCGCCTTGTGTTATGAGTTGAAGaggaaatttggaaaaaaaaaattcgcgGGAACGATTCAAGGTCGTTAAGGCAGAAATGGCGCGTGGCTTTCAACGGTCGGGCTAGAGAAGGGTTTCTTcaacttatttatttataatttcacCCCAatactatattatatttattacttgtACCTTACAATTTACTTTTTTTACACTTTCTTCCCAATTTTGTGTTACATTATCTTTAGCACCCTGTAACTTTGTATAATCACTAGTCTATGGAATTGGTCGTTAGCGAGCACGATCATACGTATTCCCAAACAAATCTCGAATCGTTTGTCCTTTTCTAGAATCAGGGATTCGCACAAATCGAGCCAGATGCGAATTCTCGGGGAGATCGCGGAGACCCCTTTCGTGATTTCACAGCTAAGCCCTAATTCTCCGGCCACCGGAGGAGGTTTTATCGGCGGATGGGTCGGGAAGTGCCATGGGTTTCTCCACAACACGGTTCTGGTCGTAGCAGCGATTCTATTCGTCGCTTACTTAGCGTACGAGGCGAAGAAGAGCTTGGCCAAGCTCTCGAATCGGAGATCTTATATTATGATTGCGTATTACGGATGTCTTTGGCTTGTTAGCTTGCTCAATCTTGCTTGGTGTTGCCTTCAGGTTCGTTGTGCTAACTTTGGATTCGTATTATGATGTTTTAGAGTTGTGTTGCTTCTTAAAGAACAAAACTTTAACATTgaagaaactgttttttttaggATCAGTAAAGGTACAAACTTTAAGGTGTAATGGTTAATTGGTTATGTTAAGATGCTACCTAAGATGAAATGCTTTACTTGGTGGGTTTAATCATACTATGATGTTTTAGGGTTATGTTGCTTCTCAAAGATCAGAACTTTACATTgaagaaactgtttttttaaaGGATCAGTAAAGGTACAAACTTTTTAGAAAAGCTTCTGGATTTGTTATAAGCTGTAATTGTTAACTAATTGGGTATGCAAAGATGCTGGTTAAGAGGAAATTTTTTTACTTGGTTTAGTCTGTTCATGTACTTACTTTAGATTATATGTCATGTGTTATaacaagtttcattttttttttcgagtTTTTAAGTTTTACTTGATGTTATGTTTAGGCATGGGAATGCACTCCTGGGAAAGAAGTAGTTTGGAATGTATTGACTTTGTTCACAACATCTGGAATGTTGTTTCTTGAAGTAAGCTTGGTAGCCTTTCTCTTCCAAGGGAACTATGCAAGTGGCTCTGAAGCATTGACTCGAACTTTCCTCATCTCTGGGCTTGTTATTGGTCTTGATTTGCTTCTCAAGGTACCTTTGTTGTGTTCATAACTATCTGATGGTACTTTCTAGATCATGTCTGTGCTGTAGTTGATGAAATAAATGCGAACTTGTACTGTCTGGTGGTTACTCTTTTACCTTTAGCTAATCCGTTTGGGCTTTCATTGTTCATTTCAGGCCATCTA of the Brassica rapa cultivar Chiifu-401-42 chromosome A03, CAAS_Brap_v3.01, whole genome shotgun sequence genome contains:
- the LOC103859071 gene encoding putative defensin-like protein 184, with product MKISFSSILLILIVIFITSSGNNKMVGEAKKCFAGWTCEGEDECREKCIADHKGDGICDLFTAFPVPKQCLCQYDC
- the LOC103859072 gene encoding protein translocase subunit SecA — its product is MSYSRALKFIFGLRSDPIFSSSSSANSLFISGGSPIPSQHRSIASTATLHGWMDSIKGVFTGNKDTPVEQSNLPVEDFTLLRFADELKNAKRLGKFKQYIVGRSSEATFADAFEKQETIMRYLGARDATGENLQASHKQEAAKQCNCTIADVENTLSKFTWARQAHKKMTELKDGGKPLPKNMGELQKMMGSTPMDMARSNLAKSGQISRNALCPCGSKKRYKRCCAKD
- the LOC103859073 gene encoding protein CANDIDATE G-PROTEIN COUPLED RECEPTOR 2, whose product is MRILGEIAETPFVISQLSPNSPATGGGFIGGWVGKCHGFLHNTVLVVAAILFVAYLAYEAKKSLAKLSNRRSYIMIAYYGCLWLVSLLNLAWCCLQAWECTPGKEVVWNVLTLFTTSGMLFLEVSLVAFLFQGNYASGSEALTRTFLISGLVIGLDLLLKAIYLFGFGVELFIDNNEHIQKVKWGLWVIHKLLLAGIYGMIFFMYNSKWRERLPARPAFYKYITCMLALNGLSLFACTLAANGAHFGLWLYGITSVCYHAFYLPLLYVTFLADFFQEEDLNLENVYYSEMKDAGFFDADWE